In one Pangasianodon hypophthalmus isolate fPanHyp1 chromosome 22, fPanHyp1.pri, whole genome shotgun sequence genomic region, the following are encoded:
- the rgl2 gene encoding ral guanine nucleotide dissociation stimulator-like 2 isoform X2 produces the protein MLHRSMRTAGVELPEVGSKDVPLIGYRLLPPDTGGPPGQGAKDADAKERASCQVEASPMKTTWYCPLNLSTVTEKEEDGIIYTVIVKPHHGDPNTQPSCHRSQCVKAGTEEKLVLHLLHSFSMEDTSFISIFLSTYRSFTTTERVLDILTDRLGNPPGDSGSPTRQTFNKAVCTVFSTWLSEYPEDFHSLGEPSRLLRLAPLMPDQTGSEVKVRLLKIAEELSDKSLIPDSASNAANAFLQTSSPDPSKFDATNILAFPSSIIAEQLTKIETELFLKLVPYHCLGSLWSQRDKKGHEGVCWSVRATVRQFNRLANAVTASCLWQTELKTQQRTRLLEKWISVAEACRIRKNFSSLYAIVSALQSNPIHRLRKTWQETDREAMKRYEELASIFSEKDNYSQSRELLKEEGTSKSANVDTKTNNRRHTSSAQGTVPYLGIFLTDLTMLDAAVKDRLENGYINFDKRRREFEVLAKIRLLQSSCRNSTFRTDESFVHWYHSVPTLTEEESYRLSNQIEPQGEPSPGRLTHPTVVITECPDTLSDVTSSGMDADGIFDFPSPVNHLLSRLAKHMKSPSVSCLDVESSPPPNDPNPTAVTTPNNISKTHRRSVSCGNAPSNHAPGAGPDMRIVKIRMDLHDGNLYRSILVSSNDKSPTVISSALEKHNQDPREASKYELIQLLPEGKELTIPATGNVFYAMSSASVDFLLRRRGGNTPVGSPSLNNETSATFPRIKAKGRRLKFN, from the exons ATGCTCCACCGGAGTATGAGGACAGCCGGGGTGGAGCTGCCAGAGGTGGGGTCAAAAGATGTCCCTCTCATCGGCTACCGTCTCCTCCCGCCAGACACCGGCGGTCCTCCTGGTCAGGGGGCGAAGGACGCGGATGCCAAGGAACGCGCCTCCTGTCAG GTCGAGGCCTCCCCCATGAAAACCACTTGGTACTGTCCTCTCAACCTG TCCACTGTTACTGAGAAGGAGGAGGACGGCATCATCTACACGGTGATCGTGAAACCACACCACGGTGACCCTAATACACAG CCGTCATGTCACCGCTCGCAGTGTGTAAAGGCTGGGACAGAGGAGAAGCTGGTCCTTCACCTCCTCCACTCCTTCTCCATGGAGGATACGTCCTTCATCTCCATCTTCCTCTCCACCTACCGCTCCTTCACCACCACTGAGAGGGTGCTGGACATCTTGACGGACAG GTTGGGAAATCCACCAGGAGACAGCGGCAGTCCCACACGTCAGACCTTCAACAA GGCAGTGTGCACTGTGTTCAGCACGTGGCTGAGCGAATACCCGGAGGACTTCCACTCGCTGGGTGAACCCTCACGCCTGCTCCGCCTCGCACCCCTGATGCCAGACCAGAcggggtcagaggtcaaagtTCGGCTGCTGAAGATCGCAGAGGAGCTCAGTGACAAGTCCCTGATTCCTGACTCTGCTTCAA ATGCTGCAAATGCTTTTCTCCAAACATCATCTCCCGATCCTTCAAAGTTCGACGCCACCAACATCCTGGCTTTTCCCTCGAGTATCATAGCCGAGCAGCTGACCAAGATCGAGACG GAGCTGTTTCTGAAGCTGGTGCCGTATCACTGTCTGGGCTCGCTGTGGTCTCAGAGAGATAAGAAGGGCCATGAGGGTGTGTGCTGGTCGGTCAGAGCCACAGTGCGTCAGTTTAATCGTCTGGCCAACGCCGTTACAGCCTCGTGCCTGTGGCAGACGGAGCTGAAGACCCAGCAGAGGACGCGCCTTCTGGAGAAATGGATCAGCGTAGCCGAG GCGTGCAGAATCAGGAAGAACTTCTCATCATTGTATGCCATCGTGTCAGCGCTGCAGAGTAACCCCATCCACAGACTGAGGAAGACGTGGCAGGAGACGGACCG GGAGGCAATGAAGCGCTACGAGGAACTGGCCTCCATCTTCTCGGAGAAAGACAACTACTCGCAGAGCCGAGAGCTGCTCAAAGAA GAAGGCACTTCCAAATCTGCTAATGTAGACACTAAAACCAACAACAGAAGACACACG TCCAGTGCTCAGGGCACCGTGCCGTACCTGGGCATCTTCCTGACCGACCTCACCATGCTGGACGCCGCAGTCAAGGACAGGCTAGAG aatGGCTATATCAACTTTGACAAACGGCGACGA GAATTTGAGGTTCTCGCCAAAATCCGTCTCCTCCAGTCATCCTGCAGGAACAGCACCTTCCGAACAGACGAGTCGTTTGTGCACTGGTACCACAGCGTCCCCACGCTGACCGAGGAGGAAAG CTACAGACTGTCCAATCAGATTGAGCCTCAGGGGGAACCGAGTCCAGGACGTCTTACGCATCCTACCGTGGTCATCACGGAGTGTCCAGA CACTCTCTCTGATGTGACAAGCTCGGGCATGGATGCTGATGGAATATTTGATTTCCCTTCGCCTGTCAATCATCTGCTCTCCAGGCTTGCGAAG cacatGAAATCCCCTTCCGTTTCCTGTCTGGATGTCGAATCGTCCCCTCCACCCAATGACCCCAACCCCACTGCAGTGACCACACCTAATAATATCTCCAAAACCCATCGGCGCTCCGTCTCGTGCGGCAACGCTCCGTCCAATCACGCACCAGGGGCGGGGCCAGACATGCGAATCGTCAAGATCCGGATGGATTTACACGACGGGAATTTATATCGAAGCATTCTG GTTAGTAGCAATGACAAAAGTCCCACTGTGATCAGCTCGGCGTTAGAGAAGCATAACCAAGACCCCCGAGAGGCCTCCAAATATGAGCTCATACAACTGCTTCCTGAAGGAAAAG AGCTGACAATACCCGCCACAGGAAATGTGTTCTACGCCATGAGCTCAGCTAGCGTCGACTTCCTGTTGAGGAGGCGAGGAGGAAACACGCCGGTGGGCTCACCGTCGCTGAACAATGAGACCAGCGCAACTTTTCCACGAATCAAGGCCAAGGGGCGGAGGCTG AAGTTCAACTAA
- the rgl2 gene encoding ral guanine nucleotide dissociation stimulator-like 2 isoform X4: MLHRSMRTAGVELPEVGSKDVPLIGYRLLPPDTGGPPGQGAKDADAKERASCQVEASPMKTTWYCPLNLSTVTEKEEDGIIYTVIVKPHHGDPNTQPSCHRSQCVKAGTEEKLVLHLLHSFSMEDTSFISIFLSTYRSFTTTERVLDILTDRLGNPPGDSGSPTRQTFNKAVCTVFSTWLSEYPEDFHSLGEPSRLLRLAPLMPDQTGSEVKVRLLKIAEELSDKSLIPDSASNAANAFLQTSSPDPSKFDATNILAFPSSIIAEQLTKIETELFLKLVPYHCLGSLWSQRDKKGHEGVCWSVRATVRQFNRLANAVTASCLWQTELKTQQRTRLLEKWISVAEACRIRKNFSSLYAIVSALQSNPIHRLRKTWQETDREAMKRYEELASIFSEKDNYSQSRELLKEEGTSKSANVDTKTNNRRHTSSAQGTVPYLGIFLTDLTMLDAAVKDRLENGYINFDKRRREFEVLAKIRLLQSSCRNSTFRTDESFVHWYHSVPTLTEEESYRLSNQIEPQGEPSPGRLTHPTVVITECPDTLSDVTSSGMDADGIFDFPSPVNHLLSRLAK, encoded by the exons ATGCTCCACCGGAGTATGAGGACAGCCGGGGTGGAGCTGCCAGAGGTGGGGTCAAAAGATGTCCCTCTCATCGGCTACCGTCTCCTCCCGCCAGACACCGGCGGTCCTCCTGGTCAGGGGGCGAAGGACGCGGATGCCAAGGAACGCGCCTCCTGTCAG GTCGAGGCCTCCCCCATGAAAACCACTTGGTACTGTCCTCTCAACCTG TCCACTGTTACTGAGAAGGAGGAGGACGGCATCATCTACACGGTGATCGTGAAACCACACCACGGTGACCCTAATACACAG CCGTCATGTCACCGCTCGCAGTGTGTAAAGGCTGGGACAGAGGAGAAGCTGGTCCTTCACCTCCTCCACTCCTTCTCCATGGAGGATACGTCCTTCATCTCCATCTTCCTCTCCACCTACCGCTCCTTCACCACCACTGAGAGGGTGCTGGACATCTTGACGGACAG GTTGGGAAATCCACCAGGAGACAGCGGCAGTCCCACACGTCAGACCTTCAACAA GGCAGTGTGCACTGTGTTCAGCACGTGGCTGAGCGAATACCCGGAGGACTTCCACTCGCTGGGTGAACCCTCACGCCTGCTCCGCCTCGCACCCCTGATGCCAGACCAGAcggggtcagaggtcaaagtTCGGCTGCTGAAGATCGCAGAGGAGCTCAGTGACAAGTCCCTGATTCCTGACTCTGCTTCAA ATGCTGCAAATGCTTTTCTCCAAACATCATCTCCCGATCCTTCAAAGTTCGACGCCACCAACATCCTGGCTTTTCCCTCGAGTATCATAGCCGAGCAGCTGACCAAGATCGAGACG GAGCTGTTTCTGAAGCTGGTGCCGTATCACTGTCTGGGCTCGCTGTGGTCTCAGAGAGATAAGAAGGGCCATGAGGGTGTGTGCTGGTCGGTCAGAGCCACAGTGCGTCAGTTTAATCGTCTGGCCAACGCCGTTACAGCCTCGTGCCTGTGGCAGACGGAGCTGAAGACCCAGCAGAGGACGCGCCTTCTGGAGAAATGGATCAGCGTAGCCGAG GCGTGCAGAATCAGGAAGAACTTCTCATCATTGTATGCCATCGTGTCAGCGCTGCAGAGTAACCCCATCCACAGACTGAGGAAGACGTGGCAGGAGACGGACCG GGAGGCAATGAAGCGCTACGAGGAACTGGCCTCCATCTTCTCGGAGAAAGACAACTACTCGCAGAGCCGAGAGCTGCTCAAAGAA GAAGGCACTTCCAAATCTGCTAATGTAGACACTAAAACCAACAACAGAAGACACACG TCCAGTGCTCAGGGCACCGTGCCGTACCTGGGCATCTTCCTGACCGACCTCACCATGCTGGACGCCGCAGTCAAGGACAGGCTAGAG aatGGCTATATCAACTTTGACAAACGGCGACGA GAATTTGAGGTTCTCGCCAAAATCCGTCTCCTCCAGTCATCCTGCAGGAACAGCACCTTCCGAACAGACGAGTCGTTTGTGCACTGGTACCACAGCGTCCCCACGCTGACCGAGGAGGAAAG CTACAGACTGTCCAATCAGATTGAGCCTCAGGGGGAACCGAGTCCAGGACGTCTTACGCATCCTACCGTGGTCATCACGGAGTGTCCAGA CACTCTCTCTGATGTGACAAGCTCGGGCATGGATGCTGATGGAATATTTGATTTCCCTTCGCCTGTCAATCATCTGCTCTCCAGGCTTGCGAAG TAA
- the rgl2 gene encoding ral guanine nucleotide dissociation stimulator-like 2 isoform X1 has translation MLHRSMRTAGVELPEVGSKDVPLIGYRLLPPDTGGPPGQGAKDADAKERASCQVEASPMKTTWYCPLNLSTVTEKEEDGIIYTVIVKPHHGDPNTQPSCHRSQCVKAGTEEKLVLHLLHSFSMEDTSFISIFLSTYRSFTTTERVLDILTDRLGNPPGDSGSPTRQTFNKAVCTVFSTWLSEYPEDFHSLGEPSRLLRLAPLMPDQTGSEVKVRLLKIAEELSDKSLIPDSASNAANAFLQTSSPDPSKFDATNILAFPSSIIAEQLTKIETELFLKLVPYHCLGSLWSQRDKKGHEGVCWSVRATVRQFNRLANAVTASCLWQTELKTQQRTRLLEKWISVAEACRIRKNFSSLYAIVSALQSNPIHRLRKTWQETDREAMKRYEELASIFSEKDNYSQSRELLKEEGTSKSANVDTKTNNRRHTSSAQGTVPYLGIFLTDLTMLDAAVKDRLENGYINFDKRRREFEVLAKIRLLQSSCRNSTFRTDESFVHWYHSVPTLTEEESYRLSNQIEPQGEPSPGRLTHPTVVITECPDTLSDVTSSGMDADGIFDFPSPVNHLLSRLAKHMKSPSVSCLDVESSPPPNDPNPTAVTTPNNISKTHRRSVSCGNAPSNHAPGAGPDMRIVKIRMDLHDGNLYRSILVSSNDKSPTVISSALEKHNQDPREASKYELIQLLPEGKELTIPATGNVFYAMSSASVDFLLRRRGGNTPVGSPSLNNETSATFPRIKAKGRRLVRTLF, from the exons ATGCTCCACCGGAGTATGAGGACAGCCGGGGTGGAGCTGCCAGAGGTGGGGTCAAAAGATGTCCCTCTCATCGGCTACCGTCTCCTCCCGCCAGACACCGGCGGTCCTCCTGGTCAGGGGGCGAAGGACGCGGATGCCAAGGAACGCGCCTCCTGTCAG GTCGAGGCCTCCCCCATGAAAACCACTTGGTACTGTCCTCTCAACCTG TCCACTGTTACTGAGAAGGAGGAGGACGGCATCATCTACACGGTGATCGTGAAACCACACCACGGTGACCCTAATACACAG CCGTCATGTCACCGCTCGCAGTGTGTAAAGGCTGGGACAGAGGAGAAGCTGGTCCTTCACCTCCTCCACTCCTTCTCCATGGAGGATACGTCCTTCATCTCCATCTTCCTCTCCACCTACCGCTCCTTCACCACCACTGAGAGGGTGCTGGACATCTTGACGGACAG GTTGGGAAATCCACCAGGAGACAGCGGCAGTCCCACACGTCAGACCTTCAACAA GGCAGTGTGCACTGTGTTCAGCACGTGGCTGAGCGAATACCCGGAGGACTTCCACTCGCTGGGTGAACCCTCACGCCTGCTCCGCCTCGCACCCCTGATGCCAGACCAGAcggggtcagaggtcaaagtTCGGCTGCTGAAGATCGCAGAGGAGCTCAGTGACAAGTCCCTGATTCCTGACTCTGCTTCAA ATGCTGCAAATGCTTTTCTCCAAACATCATCTCCCGATCCTTCAAAGTTCGACGCCACCAACATCCTGGCTTTTCCCTCGAGTATCATAGCCGAGCAGCTGACCAAGATCGAGACG GAGCTGTTTCTGAAGCTGGTGCCGTATCACTGTCTGGGCTCGCTGTGGTCTCAGAGAGATAAGAAGGGCCATGAGGGTGTGTGCTGGTCGGTCAGAGCCACAGTGCGTCAGTTTAATCGTCTGGCCAACGCCGTTACAGCCTCGTGCCTGTGGCAGACGGAGCTGAAGACCCAGCAGAGGACGCGCCTTCTGGAGAAATGGATCAGCGTAGCCGAG GCGTGCAGAATCAGGAAGAACTTCTCATCATTGTATGCCATCGTGTCAGCGCTGCAGAGTAACCCCATCCACAGACTGAGGAAGACGTGGCAGGAGACGGACCG GGAGGCAATGAAGCGCTACGAGGAACTGGCCTCCATCTTCTCGGAGAAAGACAACTACTCGCAGAGCCGAGAGCTGCTCAAAGAA GAAGGCACTTCCAAATCTGCTAATGTAGACACTAAAACCAACAACAGAAGACACACG TCCAGTGCTCAGGGCACCGTGCCGTACCTGGGCATCTTCCTGACCGACCTCACCATGCTGGACGCCGCAGTCAAGGACAGGCTAGAG aatGGCTATATCAACTTTGACAAACGGCGACGA GAATTTGAGGTTCTCGCCAAAATCCGTCTCCTCCAGTCATCCTGCAGGAACAGCACCTTCCGAACAGACGAGTCGTTTGTGCACTGGTACCACAGCGTCCCCACGCTGACCGAGGAGGAAAG CTACAGACTGTCCAATCAGATTGAGCCTCAGGGGGAACCGAGTCCAGGACGTCTTACGCATCCTACCGTGGTCATCACGGAGTGTCCAGA CACTCTCTCTGATGTGACAAGCTCGGGCATGGATGCTGATGGAATATTTGATTTCCCTTCGCCTGTCAATCATCTGCTCTCCAGGCTTGCGAAG cacatGAAATCCCCTTCCGTTTCCTGTCTGGATGTCGAATCGTCCCCTCCACCCAATGACCCCAACCCCACTGCAGTGACCACACCTAATAATATCTCCAAAACCCATCGGCGCTCCGTCTCGTGCGGCAACGCTCCGTCCAATCACGCACCAGGGGCGGGGCCAGACATGCGAATCGTCAAGATCCGGATGGATTTACACGACGGGAATTTATATCGAAGCATTCTG GTTAGTAGCAATGACAAAAGTCCCACTGTGATCAGCTCGGCGTTAGAGAAGCATAACCAAGACCCCCGAGAGGCCTCCAAATATGAGCTCATACAACTGCTTCCTGAAGGAAAAG AGCTGACAATACCCGCCACAGGAAATGTGTTCTACGCCATGAGCTCAGCTAGCGTCGACTTCCTGTTGAGGAGGCGAGGAGGAAACACGCCGGTGGGCTCACCGTCGCTGAACAATGAGACCAGCGCAACTTTTCCACGAATCAAGGCCAAGGGGCGGAGGCTGGTCCGAACACTCTTTTAA
- the rgl2 gene encoding ral guanine nucleotide dissociation stimulator-like 2 isoform X3 produces MKTTWYCPLNLSTVTEKEEDGIIYTVIVKPHHGDPNTQPSCHRSQCVKAGTEEKLVLHLLHSFSMEDTSFISIFLSTYRSFTTTERVLDILTDRLGNPPGDSGSPTRQTFNKAVCTVFSTWLSEYPEDFHSLGEPSRLLRLAPLMPDQTGSEVKVRLLKIAEELSDKSLIPDSASNAANAFLQTSSPDPSKFDATNILAFPSSIIAEQLTKIETELFLKLVPYHCLGSLWSQRDKKGHEGVCWSVRATVRQFNRLANAVTASCLWQTELKTQQRTRLLEKWISVAEACRIRKNFSSLYAIVSALQSNPIHRLRKTWQETDREAMKRYEELASIFSEKDNYSQSRELLKEEGTSKSANVDTKTNNRRHTSSAQGTVPYLGIFLTDLTMLDAAVKDRLENGYINFDKRRREFEVLAKIRLLQSSCRNSTFRTDESFVHWYHSVPTLTEEESYRLSNQIEPQGEPSPGRLTHPTVVITECPDTLSDVTSSGMDADGIFDFPSPVNHLLSRLAKHMKSPSVSCLDVESSPPPNDPNPTAVTTPNNISKTHRRSVSCGNAPSNHAPGAGPDMRIVKIRMDLHDGNLYRSILVSSNDKSPTVISSALEKHNQDPREASKYELIQLLPEGKELTIPATGNVFYAMSSASVDFLLRRRGGNTPVGSPSLNNETSATFPRIKAKGRRLVRTLF; encoded by the exons ATGAAAACCACTTGGTACTGTCCTCTCAACCTG TCCACTGTTACTGAGAAGGAGGAGGACGGCATCATCTACACGGTGATCGTGAAACCACACCACGGTGACCCTAATACACAG CCGTCATGTCACCGCTCGCAGTGTGTAAAGGCTGGGACAGAGGAGAAGCTGGTCCTTCACCTCCTCCACTCCTTCTCCATGGAGGATACGTCCTTCATCTCCATCTTCCTCTCCACCTACCGCTCCTTCACCACCACTGAGAGGGTGCTGGACATCTTGACGGACAG GTTGGGAAATCCACCAGGAGACAGCGGCAGTCCCACACGTCAGACCTTCAACAA GGCAGTGTGCACTGTGTTCAGCACGTGGCTGAGCGAATACCCGGAGGACTTCCACTCGCTGGGTGAACCCTCACGCCTGCTCCGCCTCGCACCCCTGATGCCAGACCAGAcggggtcagaggtcaaagtTCGGCTGCTGAAGATCGCAGAGGAGCTCAGTGACAAGTCCCTGATTCCTGACTCTGCTTCAA ATGCTGCAAATGCTTTTCTCCAAACATCATCTCCCGATCCTTCAAAGTTCGACGCCACCAACATCCTGGCTTTTCCCTCGAGTATCATAGCCGAGCAGCTGACCAAGATCGAGACG GAGCTGTTTCTGAAGCTGGTGCCGTATCACTGTCTGGGCTCGCTGTGGTCTCAGAGAGATAAGAAGGGCCATGAGGGTGTGTGCTGGTCGGTCAGAGCCACAGTGCGTCAGTTTAATCGTCTGGCCAACGCCGTTACAGCCTCGTGCCTGTGGCAGACGGAGCTGAAGACCCAGCAGAGGACGCGCCTTCTGGAGAAATGGATCAGCGTAGCCGAG GCGTGCAGAATCAGGAAGAACTTCTCATCATTGTATGCCATCGTGTCAGCGCTGCAGAGTAACCCCATCCACAGACTGAGGAAGACGTGGCAGGAGACGGACCG GGAGGCAATGAAGCGCTACGAGGAACTGGCCTCCATCTTCTCGGAGAAAGACAACTACTCGCAGAGCCGAGAGCTGCTCAAAGAA GAAGGCACTTCCAAATCTGCTAATGTAGACACTAAAACCAACAACAGAAGACACACG TCCAGTGCTCAGGGCACCGTGCCGTACCTGGGCATCTTCCTGACCGACCTCACCATGCTGGACGCCGCAGTCAAGGACAGGCTAGAG aatGGCTATATCAACTTTGACAAACGGCGACGA GAATTTGAGGTTCTCGCCAAAATCCGTCTCCTCCAGTCATCCTGCAGGAACAGCACCTTCCGAACAGACGAGTCGTTTGTGCACTGGTACCACAGCGTCCCCACGCTGACCGAGGAGGAAAG CTACAGACTGTCCAATCAGATTGAGCCTCAGGGGGAACCGAGTCCAGGACGTCTTACGCATCCTACCGTGGTCATCACGGAGTGTCCAGA CACTCTCTCTGATGTGACAAGCTCGGGCATGGATGCTGATGGAATATTTGATTTCCCTTCGCCTGTCAATCATCTGCTCTCCAGGCTTGCGAAG cacatGAAATCCCCTTCCGTTTCCTGTCTGGATGTCGAATCGTCCCCTCCACCCAATGACCCCAACCCCACTGCAGTGACCACACCTAATAATATCTCCAAAACCCATCGGCGCTCCGTCTCGTGCGGCAACGCTCCGTCCAATCACGCACCAGGGGCGGGGCCAGACATGCGAATCGTCAAGATCCGGATGGATTTACACGACGGGAATTTATATCGAAGCATTCTG GTTAGTAGCAATGACAAAAGTCCCACTGTGATCAGCTCGGCGTTAGAGAAGCATAACCAAGACCCCCGAGAGGCCTCCAAATATGAGCTCATACAACTGCTTCCTGAAGGAAAAG AGCTGACAATACCCGCCACAGGAAATGTGTTCTACGCCATGAGCTCAGCTAGCGTCGACTTCCTGTTGAGGAGGCGAGGAGGAAACACGCCGGTGGGCTCACCGTCGCTGAACAATGAGACCAGCGCAACTTTTCCACGAATCAAGGCCAAGGGGCGGAGGCTGGTCCGAACACTCTTTTAA